The stretch of DNA aaaaattaaactttatagagatatatttataattcactgtATTTGTAGGAatatgtatgcaattaatcctaataAAAATACGACttcaaaactttataaaaatatatatatacacgtaatAATgtaatacataaataaaaaattatatagatataacAAGCTTGTTATAgattattatagaaaaaattatcATTCGTTCATTACTGTATTATtcgataaaaattatataaacattcataattttaaaagtttattaattaaaccattttaaaaactaataatacaaaacaataaaatttagaaatgtataattaattaaatttataatttaagatCATTATAATCGAGTTGTACGTCCCTCGCATAAACAGAGGTAACAAATTTTCCCTCCTTTTATTCTTTGTACGGAGAACTAATTATTGCGACTTTAGCAAGCCTTTCCTATTTGCTGTTTACTGTGACGTAAAAGTGTGTTCCTAAGTACTGTTAGTGGGTCATGTAATAAGTACTCTTACTAGTGCCGTAATTTTGACCgtacttaaaaaaatttagaatataccATTTATATTACTGATTTGGTTTATTGTTCCTActcatcaaaaaaattttatacagtTCATCCATTATATTATAGTTAttcttattatacttttttttttttaaaagagataTGATTGGCTGAGAATAGATAACGTTGTGTGAGTGTTACACAGTAAATTTTTTCGACCGTTTGACCAATCTATTATGGATTACTTATAGGCTTGCGCAAGAGAATTCATGATCGTTGATTTTGTGACGACAACGAACTCATTAGTATCGGTTGAAATTTGACGAAACTTGTAAATTATCTTAATTCGGCAATTCTGATGAACTTGCACTATTTATAAATGTTCGAACTTAGGTGAGATAAAGTTAGGAGCTGAATGGTACGATCGATACCATGtgtgagaaaatttttttcagttCTCTATTCGTTGATTTTTCAATACGACATACGTTTTGTCAATTCAGCTCATGTATCAGCAACCATTAGTAATAGAAGATGAGTGGACAATGAAAAGCTTATTCAGCTTCGTGAATCAGCAGTGCACTTAACAATCTTAACAATATTACTCAGTAGGCTCGGGATTGGCACGACAACATTATTAAGTATTAGAAGCTTTTCATGCACAGTTTGGACGGTGCTTTTACGTTGCGCGGTGCTGAGCGTTCTGAAGAGGGAGGGGTAAGGCCTGAGAGGATTTGAGCTGTTTCTGAAAAGATTGATGATGAGGTATCGGGCGAAGATTTCTGACGCTCATAGGTCCTACAATGGCGGGACCGAATTCGGAGGATTGTCGATCGATCGGTAGGCTTTCGTCGTTGATGATCGTGGCGCGCGGAGGTGATCTTCTTTGTTTCCTTCTCTAATCCCTACCTTTCTAATATCTCCACTTGAACTTTTAATGGTTGTACATAATTGGGTATTGGAAGTTGGACTTTTGATGATTATAGTAATAACTAGTGAAGTTATCCGCGCATTGCGGCGGGCTAATATTATAGAAgataaaaaattgtcaaaattaaaattttaaaattttttaacttgtaatgaaacatcaataaatacaaataaaaaatataaaacagatataTACAAATGTGACAAAAATTACAAtagcaaataaattatacatgacAATAATGAAAGTTACAacagcaaataaattttttttaaaacaatttgtttagataaaaataaatcatatgaatatattaattaaaaagtggGCGGGTGGGAAGACGAAGCATTGAGTACAGATGAGGTGGAAAGGCGAAGCATCAAGGAGCGTGGAGAGGGGGTGAAGGAGgaattgccacgtggcaaattttataagaaataatgtataggaaAGGAATAGAGAATAGATAGATTGGTTACTTTAAATTGGAAGATTCACAATGGCACACCACAATGGTGTATCTTGTATGTCTCATGCGTTGCACTCAATTTTTCATAATCAatgcattaaaatttagaaacaatCTGATTATACAACCTATACCATCTAAGAACAGCTTATGCATTAAGATTCAGTAGATTTGAAAGTTTATTACTAAGACATTAGGGAGTCGCAATAATCAATAGTTGAGAAAAGTTATTACTTGATTTATAAACAATCAGTAtccaaaattgatattttttcatgtacaattttttttaacatcataaaatatattcagTGGGTTAAGTTTTAATTCTGAAAACCTCCCTcacagtttttttatttttatttttttaaaagaatatggTATGTTAGATGTACTTCAGCAGAATGAAAGGAAAGACGTAACAACTGCTGCGTAGAACAAAATTTCGAAACTATTTAACTGTAAGAATTAAAACTGTGGaaatgcaaaattaaaattataatcaaaATCAGGGATCGAATTTGCAGCAATCCATAAAATACCAGGGCAAAACAGAGGCTTCAGACTATCTCTGCTCCATacaaatctataaaaaaaaaaaagaaacaatgcAAAGAAACATATCACAATCAACCTGAGTTCAGGTAGGAAAATTGCAGAGTTTAGATTGCAGAGTTTAGAGGAGACTTGTGTTGGAATCGGCACTATGAAAACCCTCGCTGGTCCTGCTTAATTAGCTTAACTACCTCTTGACAAACTTAAAttcaattaaattgaaaaaaaatgattctTCTGTTTTGAATAAAAAGGGTATTAAAACAAATTCCATTCACTAAAAATGTTGCTTAAGAGAAGCTTACAATTTGATTAGAATGTGAAGATCACAACCAAACTAACAAGAGATTGACTTTTCACCTCACCAGTTTTGTTTGATCGAAATAATGTGGAAACTTATCCTTCCACTTCATACAGATTCGACCTTTTATTCAAACGGATTAACGCCATTGTAAGCTCAGGATGAGCTTCACCAACAAGCTTGAATTACACAGTACAGTCGAATCACCTTCCAAGACTTAAACTATTACATGGCAAGCAACTTTCCATATCCTAATCCTACACATTGATCTGTCTCCACagtccagagagagagagttcatgAAGTTTATCTATGCACAAGATGTTTTATTCTTTTCGCATTCTTGTGAGTACACACTTGTATAGCAGTTGATATCAAAGGGTTGTAAAAGCACCGAACAATCGAACAGCAGAAACAGGGGATTATCGCCTACAATTGGTTCACCACATCAGCCATGTACCATCTGATGATATGTCTTTCATCTCATCTCGTATTTTCAGTCTAACCATATAGCTCCCctttaaatagataataatttttaaaacaagaaaaattttCAAGCTCGCTAGGAGATGCAAGCCTTGATTCTCCTCTTGAAGGTGCACAAAATTTTTATCTGTACAACATCGTAAATGCCGGTAAGTCCTTCACATTGGTAGTGTCATCCAGGGCAAGCTCGCGCTCTAACTGGGTTCTTGTCGACTTCAAAACTTCCTGGTAAGAGAAGCACGATAAGGtgagagaaaataaattaaacggCTGTCCTTGAAGGGGGGGGGAAATCATCACGAGAAACGCTAGTAGTGCTTATAATTACATTGAACTCCATGTAAGAAGCCCGTTTAGCGAGCCATTGAGCATCCATCAAGCAAAATGCCACGCAATATAGGTTGTCAAAAGCACTCTCATCTTCTGCGAGCAGCTCCAAGAAACGGAGTCCAGCTTTAGTAGTCGGCATGCCTGCAAGAGAAGGATAGGATTTATCAACACCAATACTATGATTCAGTAAAGGTTGAAGGGTTTGTTCAGAAAATTACTTGACTGCAGATCTAACATCTGGACTAACATGAACGATATATTAACACCGGCAACGGCAAAAGGGTACTCCCATTCGGCTCTCTGCCCTTCCTGTTTGTGCAATAGCATCTGAAATGAATCCTGTGTAAGGAAAAGAATTAGTTATGGAATGACCTTTTTTATACCAGGAGGGGAGGAAGAATGCGACCATTAAATGAGGTGATATGAGAAGGAAGTATTTACTGGGTACTTCTGTGCGAAAAAGATGAGGTTCTCCAGCGATACAAATCCACCACCCCTGATAGAGGATACAACATGTCAGTTTTTTCAACACTACATGGATTCATTTTATATTACGTGAAAAAGATGCATCGAATCCTAAGTACCTGAAATCCGAGGATGGGTCTGTACCTTGCCAACCCATCTCCTTCCACAATTCTGATTTGAGAGGAGGAATTGCTCGATTAGGGTAAGCGAGCCTCCAAAGTTGCTTTAGCGCATCCTGTGCACAATATTAAGGTTTAGTTTTCAATAATTTCAGCTATATACTAATTCAAAGAGTGCTTTTAGGAGAGAGGAAATATGATTAGATGAACTGTAAACGATAAGCATGAATAAATACTTGATGATCCACACGAGAACCATCGAATGGCACTTGTAATCTCTCCCTAAGATTCTGCAATCTTTCTTCCTGAAAGATTAAAATAGTCGCTaattaaacattatttattgttttaacGAAAAATACAGATATACCGAAAGGAAAAGAGACCCTCTACTATTTCTTGTTATAACCTGTAAAGGACTCAGATAAACCGGTTGTCCCTgattagaagaagaaaaaggtagaAGCCTTCCTAAAGCTGTCCCAGAGCTATGCAGAATGTTGGCTGCAAAATGGGCAACTGAATCAATACTAACTCCAGCTACAATATTCAAGGTAGTTCTAACCAGGGAAGTGAAAAGATATCAAAGCAGGTGAAATTTTCAACTCAGAGATGCCTCAGTATACAGAGTTATATATAGGATGAACTAACACATTAGCCAGCAAATTGAATCTAACAATGGAATTGGTTGGTATAGAAGTGCAATACTGCTTAGGAATATTTATGAATACGAGATATCAAGGCGACAAGTACCTAACCATTGCGTCCATTCCGCaattaaattagaaaagatATATGTCCAGTGTAGTTGTTCCTTCTTCTTGTCGTCCCAGATATCTTGCTCTCTTTCGTGATCATGTACCTTTGAACAACTCCAAGTCTATATTAGCACAATTGAAAATGAAATgttctctttcaaaaaattaaccaATACTAATT from Ananas comosus cultivar F153 linkage group 18, ASM154086v1, whole genome shotgun sequence encodes:
- the LOC109724434 gene encoding ELMO domain-containing protein A; the protein is MAARTLRRRLHHGDVDGRSNEHVDISSIDSLNEPLLGKHSFDRRQSEVHDHEREQDIWDDKKKEQLHWTYIFSNLIAEWTQWLANILHSSGTALGRLLPFSSSNQGQPVYLSPLQEERLQNLRERLQVPFDGSRVDHQDALKQLWRLAYPNRAIPPLKSELWKEMGWQGTDPSSDFRGGGFVSLENLIFFAQKYPDSFQMLLHKQEGQRAEWEYPFAVAGVNISFMLVQMLDLQSSMPTTKAGLRFLELLAEDESAFDNLYCVAFCLMDAQWLAKRASYMEFNEVLKSTRTQLERELALDDTTNVKDLPAFTMLYR